A stretch of the Tardiphaga sp. 709 genome encodes the following:
- a CDS encoding M23 family metallopeptidase has product MNHGLSRGGAYNRETGMIDLGHEPPLSVDGSEAAVIDRRRVSVQWFSGTILTGLCGAALIGGAVFASLDGEMTFAKVPERVEGALRGAFSATDKQASLHKSDRLPPPSEASAARQVLKVSTVTRVGNRDVMRVRPFIRISGNLAMATSDLSAKIPPFNAQRLLTDVGSPVPNSDDAAANPNAVEPDAEVSFVTRDLGQVLPKAKIGASVAIDEVLMRVRDASNWRGNTGVRYTTVASATGDIGGQPDMKMAYAAEGTTADPYAGFETRIVPENVTLLAKTKDQATGGNPNGERIHIVKKGDTILTILRDQGAMPEEAKAIAYTLGARGRDGGLKEGQKVRILMSPAGPGQRLQPYRVIVANDSTIEAVAALSDLGKYVAVDVSSMNTVAEAPSASDDDEEDDGTGVRLYQSIYETALRNKVPATVIEDMIRIYSYDVDFQRKVQPGDSFDVFFAGEDEGATITEKTEVLFASLTVGGETKKYYRFLTTDDSVVDYYDETGKSAKKFLVRKPVNNAIMRSGFGGRRHPILGYTKMHTGVDWSTPYGTPIFASGNGVIEKAAWEGGYGKYIRIKHNNGYETAYGHMSAFAKGMEPGKRVRQGQVIGFVGSTGMSTGAHVHYEILVNGRFVDPMRVKLPRGRSLEGPIMAGFEKERDRIDAQMTMRGPGARVSDAGVTGAVPPARPTTSR; this is encoded by the coding sequence TTGAATCACGGACTGTCACGCGGTGGCGCCTATAATCGTGAGACCGGGATGATCGATCTCGGCCACGAGCCGCCGCTATCCGTTGACGGCTCCGAAGCCGCGGTGATCGATCGTCGCCGCGTATCGGTACAGTGGTTCAGCGGTACTATTCTCACAGGTCTCTGCGGCGCAGCTCTGATCGGCGGCGCCGTTTTTGCGTCGCTCGACGGCGAGATGACCTTTGCCAAGGTACCTGAACGTGTCGAAGGCGCGCTGCGCGGCGCCTTTAGTGCTACCGACAAACAAGCCAGCCTGCATAAGTCAGACCGCCTGCCGCCCCCGAGCGAAGCTTCCGCAGCGCGCCAGGTACTCAAGGTCTCAACCGTCACCCGCGTCGGCAATCGCGACGTTATGCGTGTGCGACCCTTCATCCGGATTTCCGGCAATCTGGCGATGGCGACCAGCGATCTCAGCGCCAAGATCCCGCCCTTTAATGCGCAGCGCCTGCTGACCGATGTCGGCAGCCCCGTTCCGAACAGCGACGACGCCGCGGCCAATCCGAATGCCGTCGAGCCCGATGCCGAAGTCTCCTTCGTCACCCGCGATCTCGGTCAGGTACTGCCGAAAGCCAAGATCGGCGCCAGCGTTGCTATCGATGAAGTCTTGATGCGCGTGCGCGACGCCTCCAACTGGCGCGGCAATACCGGCGTTCGCTACACGACAGTCGCCAGCGCCACCGGCGATATCGGCGGACAGCCTGACATGAAGATGGCTTATGCCGCCGAAGGTACCACGGCCGATCCTTATGCCGGCTTCGAAACCCGCATCGTGCCGGAAAACGTCACGCTGCTGGCCAAGACCAAGGATCAGGCGACCGGCGGCAACCCGAATGGCGAGCGTATTCACATCGTCAAGAAGGGCGACACCATCCTGACGATCCTGCGCGACCAGGGCGCGATGCCCGAGGAAGCCAAGGCCATTGCCTACACGCTGGGTGCCCGCGGCCGCGACGGCGGACTGAAGGAAGGCCAGAAAGTTCGAATCCTGATGTCACCGGCCGGACCTGGCCAGCGCTTGCAGCCCTACCGCGTCATTGTCGCCAACGATTCCACCATCGAGGCGGTCGCCGCCCTCTCCGATCTCGGCAAATACGTCGCCGTCGATGTCTCCAGCATGAACACGGTCGCCGAAGCGCCAAGCGCATCGGATGATGACGAGGAGGATGACGGCACCGGCGTACGGCTCTATCAGAGCATTTACGAGACGGCGCTGCGCAACAAGGTCCCGGCCACCGTCATCGAGGACATGATCCGGATCTACTCCTACGACGTGGATTTCCAGCGCAAAGTACAGCCCGGCGACTCGTTCGACGTGTTCTTTGCCGGCGAAGACGAAGGCGCCACCATCACCGAAAAGACCGAAGTGCTGTTCGCTTCGCTTACGGTGGGCGGCGAAACCAAGAAATACTATCGCTTCCTGACCACCGACGACTCGGTCGTCGACTACTATGACGAGACCGGCAAGAGCGCGAAGAAGTTCCTGGTCCGCAAACCCGTCAATAACGCCATCATGCGTTCGGGCTTCGGCGGACGCCGCCACCCGATCCTCGGCTACACCAAGATGCATACCGGCGTGGACTGGTCGACGCCCTACGGCACCCCGATTTTCGCATCCGGCAACGGCGTGATCGAAAAGGCCGCCTGGGAAGGCGGCTACGGCAAATATATCCGCATCAAACACAATAACGGCTACGAGACCGCCTACGGCCATATGTCGGCCTTCGCCAAGGGCATGGAGCCCGGCAAGCGCGTGCGGCAGGGCCAGGTCATCGGCTTCGTCGGTTCGACCGGCATGTCCACCGGCGCCCACGTTCACTACGAAATTCTGGTCAACGGGCGCTTCGTCGATCCGATGCGCGTGAAACTGCCGCGCGGCCGCTCGCTCGAAGGGCCGATCATGGCCGGCTTCGAGAAGGAACGTGACCGGATCGACGCCCAGATGACCATGCGTGGCCCCGGCGCCCGCGTGTCCGACGCAGGCGTGACCGGCGCGGTGCCACCAGCACGGCCGACGACCAGCCGCTAA
- a CDS encoding NAD(P)H-binding protein yields the protein MTRILVVGATGLVGRHVIAKALADSRITRIAAPTRRPLEAHVKLDNPLVDFDRLPAEADWWDVDGVICALGTTRAKAGSDQAFRVVDHDYPLAVARLARKHGASRFALNSSVGANVRSKLLYPRTKGEVEEALKAMGFPSLTIVRPGLIGGDRDEFRLGEHVAAAVLGVLGPVLPRSYRISPANKIADALIEAAVIGAPGVHLIGSAELAAD from the coding sequence ATGACCCGCATTCTCGTCGTCGGCGCCACCGGCCTTGTCGGCCGCCATGTCATCGCCAAAGCGCTCGCCGACAGTCGGATCACGCGCATCGCTGCGCCGACGCGGCGGCCGCTCGAGGCGCATGTGAAGCTCGACAATCCGCTGGTCGATTTCGACCGGTTACCAGCCGAGGCCGACTGGTGGGATGTCGATGGTGTGATCTGTGCACTCGGCACGACGCGCGCCAAGGCCGGCTCGGATCAGGCGTTTCGCGTTGTGGATCATGACTATCCGCTCGCAGTCGCCCGGCTGGCGCGCAAGCACGGCGCCAGCCGTTTCGCGCTCAATTCGTCGGTGGGTGCCAATGTGCGCTCAAAGCTGCTTTATCCGCGTACCAAAGGCGAAGTGGAGGAAGCGCTGAAGGCGATGGGCTTTCCGTCTTTGACGATTGTGCGGCCAGGCCTGATCGGCGGTGATCGCGACGAATTCCGGCTGGGCGAGCACGTCGCGGCGGCGGTGCTCGGTGTGCTAGGTCCGGTTCTGCCGCGCAGCTACCGGATCAGTCCGGCCAACAAGATCGCCGACGCATTGATCGAGGCCGCCGTGATCGGCGCGCCTGGCGTTCACCTGATCGGGTCTGCAGAGCTCGCCGCGGATTGA
- the clpB gene encoding ATP-dependent chaperone ClpB produces the protein MNIEKYTERVRGFIQSAQSLAVREGHQQFSPLHILKVLLDDSEGLAGGLIDRAGGNSRAILKATETELGKMPKVSGAGAGQVYLAPATARAFDAAEKAAEKAGDSFVTVERLLLALALDKDSEAGSLLNKGGVTPQNLNAAINALRKGRTADSATAENAYDALKKYARDLTQAARDGKLDPVIGRDEEIRRTIQVLSRRTKNNPVLIGEPGVGKTAIVEGLALRILNGDVPESLKDKSLLSLDLGALIAGAKYRGEFEERLKAVLGEVTSAEGGIILFIDEMHQLIGAGKGDGAMDASNLLKPALARGELHCIGATTLDEYRKHVEKDAALARRFQPIFVAEPTVEDTVSILRGLKDKYEQHHGVRITDSALVAAVTLSNRYITDRFLPDKAIDLMDEASARLKMQVDSKPEELDSMDREIIRLKIEQEALGKETDAGSKSRLETLKKELAELEEKSAALTQRWSAEKNKLSNAQKLKSELDGLRLELAEAQRRGEYQRAGELAYGRIPDLEKRLADIEANENSEMMEEAVTANHIAQVVSRWTGVPVDKMLEGEKDKLLRMELSLGERVVGQAEAVRAVATAVRRSRAGLQDPNRPIGSFMFLGPTGVGKTELTKALAAYLFDDETAMVRLDMSEYMEKHSVSRLIGAPPGYVGYDEGGALTEAVRRRPYQVVLFDEVEKAHPDVFNVLLQVLDDGRLTDGQGRTVDFRNTLIIMTSNLGSEFLVNQPEGEDTSAVRDLVMGNVRAHFRPEFLNRVDEIILFHRLQKSEMGRIVQIQFARLTKLLEDRKITLVLEDEARDWLANKGWDPAYGARPLKRVIQRNVQDPLAEMILAGDVKDGDHVDISAAGNVLTFNGKPARTAEIAEFEAPVPKRQLN, from the coding sequence ATGAATATTGAGAAATACACCGAACGGGTGCGCGGCTTTATCCAGTCGGCGCAGTCACTGGCCGTGCGCGAGGGCCATCAGCAATTCTCGCCGCTGCACATTCTGAAGGTTCTGCTGGACGATAGCGAAGGTCTGGCCGGCGGCCTGATCGATCGCGCCGGCGGCAACTCCCGCGCCATCCTGAAGGCGACGGAAACCGAGCTGGGCAAGATGCCCAAGGTCTCGGGCGCAGGGGCCGGGCAGGTCTATCTGGCGCCGGCGACTGCGCGCGCCTTCGATGCCGCCGAAAAGGCCGCCGAAAAGGCCGGCGACAGTTTCGTCACCGTGGAGCGGCTGCTGCTTGCGCTGGCGCTCGACAAGGACTCCGAAGCCGGCAGCCTGCTCAACAAGGGCGGCGTCACCCCGCAAAATCTCAACGCGGCGATCAATGCGCTGCGCAAGGGCCGCACGGCGGATTCCGCCACGGCCGAAAACGCCTATGACGCGTTGAAGAAATATGCCCGCGACCTGACCCAAGCCGCGCGCGATGGCAAGCTCGACCCGGTGATCGGCCGCGACGAGGAAATCCGCCGCACCATTCAGGTTCTCTCGCGGCGGACCAAGAACAATCCCGTGCTGATCGGCGAACCCGGCGTCGGCAAGACCGCCATCGTCGAAGGTCTTGCGCTGCGCATCCTCAATGGCGACGTGCCGGAGAGCCTGAAGGACAAAAGCCTACTGTCGCTCGATCTCGGTGCGCTGATTGCCGGCGCGAAATATCGCGGCGAGTTCGAGGAGCGGCTGAAGGCGGTACTCGGCGAGGTCACCTCGGCCGAAGGCGGCATCATCCTGTTCATCGACGAGATGCATCAGCTGATCGGCGCCGGCAAGGGCGACGGCGCCATGGACGCGTCGAACCTGTTGAAGCCTGCGCTCGCCCGCGGCGAATTGCATTGCATCGGCGCCACCACGCTCGACGAATATCGCAAGCATGTGGAGAAGGACGCGGCGCTGGCACGGCGTTTCCAGCCGATCTTCGTGGCTGAGCCGACTGTGGAAGACACCGTCTCGATCCTGCGTGGCCTCAAGGACAAATACGAACAGCACCACGGCGTCCGCATCACGGACTCTGCGCTGGTCGCTGCCGTCACGCTGTCGAACCGCTACATCACCGATCGTTTCCTGCCGGATAAAGCCATCGACCTGATGGACGAAGCTTCGGCGCGGCTGAAGATGCAGGTCGATTCCAAGCCCGAAGAACTCGACTCGATGGACCGTGAAATCATCCGGCTCAAGATCGAGCAGGAGGCGCTTGGCAAGGAAACCGATGCAGGCTCGAAGAGCAGGCTCGAAACGCTCAAGAAGGAACTCGCCGAGCTCGAAGAGAAATCGGCAGCGCTCACCCAGCGCTGGTCAGCCGAGAAGAACAAGCTGTCGAATGCGCAGAAGCTCAAGAGCGAGCTCGATGGCTTGCGCTTGGAACTCGCCGAAGCTCAACGCCGCGGCGAATATCAACGCGCGGGTGAGCTGGCCTATGGCCGGATTCCCGATCTTGAAAAGCGGCTGGCCGATATCGAAGCCAACGAGAATTCCGAGATGATGGAAGAGGCGGTCACCGCCAATCACATCGCGCAGGTGGTCTCGCGCTGGACCGGCGTGCCCGTCGACAAGATGCTGGAAGGCGAGAAGGACAAGCTGTTGCGGATGGAGCTGAGCCTCGGCGAGCGCGTCGTCGGCCAGGCCGAAGCCGTGCGTGCGGTGGCAACTGCCGTCCGTCGTTCACGCGCGGGCTTGCAAGATCCGAACCGGCCGATCGGCTCATTCATGTTCCTCGGCCCCACCGGCGTCGGCAAGACCGAGTTGACCAAGGCGCTGGCCGCCTATCTGTTCGACGACGAGACCGCGATGGTCCGTCTCGACATGTCCGAATACATGGAGAAGCATTCCGTCTCCCGCCTGATCGGCGCGCCTCCGGGCTATGTCGGTTATGACGAGGGCGGCGCCCTCACCGAAGCTGTGCGGCGGCGGCCCTATCAGGTCGTGCTGTTCGACGAGGTCGAGAAGGCGCATCCGGATGTGTTCAACGTGCTGCTGCAGGTGCTCGACGATGGCCGTCTGACCGATGGTCAGGGCCGCACTGTCGATTTCCGCAATACGCTGATCATCATGACGTCGAATCTCGGCTCCGAATTCCTGGTCAATCAGCCCGAGGGCGAGGATACGTCCGCGGTACGCGACCTGGTGATGGGCAATGTCCGCGCCCATTTCCGGCCGGAATTCCTCAACCGCGTCGATGAGATCATCCTGTTCCACCGCTTGCAGAAGAGCGAGATGGGTCGGATCGTCCAGATCCAGTTTGCGCGGCTCACCAAGCTGCTGGAAGATCGCAAGATCACGCTGGTACTGGAGGACGAAGCTCGCGACTGGCTCGCCAACAAAGGCTGGGATCCCGCCTACGGCGCCCGTCCCCTCAAGCGGGTGATCCAGCGCAATGTCCAGGATCCGCTGGCCGAGATGATCCTCGCCGGCGACGTCAAGGACGGCGACCATGTCGACATAAGCGCCGCCGGCAACGTCCTGACCTTCAATGGCAAGCCTGCCCGGACCGCGGAGATCGCCGAGTTCGAGGCGCCGGTGCCGAAGCGGCAGCTGAACTGA
- a CDS encoding MOSC domain-containing protein: MPEQSYASVASIYRYPVKGLTPEPLQQVTLKPGQTLPADRRYAIENGPIGFDPTAPQYFPKTQFLMLMRNERLAALRSHYDDASHTLTIRQDNVEAARADLQTAEGRAEIEAFFAAHFADELRGPPKVLFADGHSFSDVPRKVVSIINLASVKDLEKAVGQPVHPLRFRGNLHVTGWPAWYEFELIDRTLAIGSTRLKVVKRIVRCAATNVDPDTAARDLTIPKTLLQTYGHADCGIYAEVITGGTIAAGDKIVVEE, encoded by the coding sequence ATGCCAGAACAGTCTTACGCCAGCGTTGCCAGCATCTACCGCTATCCCGTGAAGGGCCTGACGCCCGAGCCTCTGCAACAAGTCACGCTGAAGCCCGGCCAGACCCTGCCGGCCGACCGGCGATACGCCATCGAGAACGGCCCGATCGGGTTCGACCCGACAGCGCCGCAATATTTTCCCAAGACCCAGTTTCTGATGCTGATGCGCAACGAGCGCCTGGCGGCGCTCCGCAGCCATTACGACGACGCCAGCCATACGCTGACGATCCGGCAGGACAATGTGGAGGCAGCGCGAGCCGATCTGCAGACGGCCGAAGGACGTGCGGAAATCGAAGCGTTCTTCGCTGCACATTTTGCCGATGAATTGCGCGGACCACCCAAGGTGCTGTTCGCGGACGGCCATAGCTTTTCGGACGTGCCGCGCAAGGTGGTGTCGATCATCAACCTCGCCAGCGTCAAAGATCTCGAAAAAGCCGTCGGACAGCCGGTGCATCCGCTGCGCTTTCGCGGCAACCTGCATGTAACGGGCTGGCCGGCCTGGTATGAATTCGAATTGATCGACCGAACGCTCGCCATCGGCAGCACCCGGCTCAAGGTGGTGAAGCGCATCGTCCGCTGTGCAGCGACCAATGTCGACCCGGATACGGCCGCGCGAGATCTGACGATTCCGAAAACGCTGCTGCAGACCTACGGTCATGCCGATTGCGGAATTTACGCTGAGGTCATCACCGGCGGCACGATCGCCGCCGGCGATAAGATCGTCGTCGAAGAATAG
- a CDS encoding TIGR02594 family protein, which produces MVQFFAYRRALRISALAVCSAAVLASVSPASARPHHGASRHSHHVGKYTHSTRHHVRHRARYARRSARVEQQAPSFGDSTNFNNANASMNQPSGGFGGSGIVDAARSFIGRGNPTARGRLWCAAFMNLVLKRTGHQGTGSDMARSFSSYGQRISGPQVGAIAVMSRGRRGGHVGVVSGVDAKGNPIIVSGNHGNRVAESVYSRGRVYAYVMPTS; this is translated from the coding sequence ATGGTTCAGTTCTTTGCGTATCGCCGTGCACTTCGCATCTCGGCTCTTGCGGTGTGTTCGGCGGCAGTTCTCGCGTCGGTCTCTCCTGCGTCGGCACGTCCTCATCACGGCGCTTCGCGTCATTCGCACCACGTCGGCAAATACACACACAGCACGCGTCATCACGTCCGGCATCGCGCGCGGTATGCGCGGCGCAGTGCCCGAGTCGAACAGCAGGCGCCTTCGTTCGGCGACTCCACAAATTTCAATAACGCCAATGCAAGCATGAACCAGCCTTCCGGCGGCTTCGGCGGTTCGGGCATCGTCGATGCAGCGCGCAGCTTCATCGGTCGCGGCAATCCGACCGCCCGCGGTCGCTTGTGGTGCGCAGCGTTCATGAACCTCGTATTGAAGCGCACCGGCCATCAGGGCACGGGCTCGGATATGGCGCGCTCGTTCTCGAGCTATGGCCAACGCATCTCCGGTCCGCAGGTCGGCGCCATCGCCGTGATGTCGCGCGGTCGTCGCGGCGGTCATGTCGGCGTCGTCTCGGGCGTCGATGCCAAGGGCAACCCGATCATCGTCTCCGGCAATCACGGCAACCGCGTCGCCGAGTCGGTGTATTCGCGTGGCCGCGTTTACGCCTACGTGATGCCGACGAGCTGA
- the metW gene encoding methionine biosynthesis protein MetW — translation MAFPQQVLPLNSAVATPAPRGTQDYRGDHLLVAEMIRPGSKVLDVGCGDGDLLQLLESRGIDGRGIELSREGVNRCVGKGLAVVQGDADTDLINYPDDAFDYVILSQTLQATRQPRVVLENLLRIGRSAIVSFPNFGFWKMRVQLLVGGRMPRTENLPATWYDTPNIHFCTIKDFVVLCDEINVKMERAVALDLYGRPLRLNAPWWFWNMFGEQGVFLLSRASKSAQP, via the coding sequence ATGGCGTTTCCACAACAAGTCTTGCCGCTGAATTCTGCGGTGGCGACGCCGGCGCCGCGCGGCACGCAGGATTATCGTGGCGATCACCTCCTGGTCGCGGAGATGATCAGGCCGGGCTCGAAGGTGCTCGACGTCGGCTGCGGCGATGGCGATCTGCTGCAGCTCCTGGAGAGCCGCGGCATCGACGGCCGCGGCATCGAATTGTCGCGCGAAGGCGTCAACCGCTGCGTCGGCAAAGGCCTCGCAGTGGTGCAGGGCGACGCCGATACGGACTTGATCAACTATCCCGACGATGCGTTCGACTACGTGATCCTGTCGCAGACGCTGCAGGCGACGCGGCAGCCGCGTGTCGTGCTGGAAAATCTGCTGCGCATCGGCCGCAGCGCGATCGTGTCGTTTCCGAATTTCGGCTTCTGGAAGATGCGCGTGCAATTGCTTGTCGGCGGCCGGATGCCGCGCACGGAGAATCTGCCCGCGACGTGGTACGACACGCCGAACATCCACTTCTGCACCATCAAGGATTTCGTTGTTCTGTGCGACGAGATCAACGTGAAGATGGAGCGTGCCGTTGCACTCGATCTCTATGGCCGTCCGCTCCGCCTCAATGCGCCGTGGTGGTTCTGGAACATGTTCGGGGAGCAGGGCGTTTTCCTGCTGAGCCGCGCGAGTAAATCGGCGCAACCCTGA
- a CDS encoding homoserine O-acetyltransferase produces MVNVELVKSPVVRPDERGHEADHPTSLVAGFGMDQPLRLDCGIDLAPFQIAYQTYGTLNADKSNAILVCHALTGDQHVANINPITGKPGWWQTLVGPGKALDTERYFIICSNVLGGCMGSTGPASTNPATGKIWGLDFPVITIPDMVRAQAMLIDSLGIGQLFCVVGGSMGGMQTLQWTAAYPERVFSALAVACSTRHSAQNIAFHELGRQAVMADPDWRGGRYFEEGTHPHRGLGVARMAAHITYLSDAALHRKFGRRMQDRELPTFSFDADFQVESYLRYQGSSFVERFDANSYLYLTRAMDYFDIAADHNGKLAEAFRDTQTRFCLMSFTSDWLFPTAESRDVVHALNAGGVRVSFAEIETDKGHDAFLLDVPEFLDIAGAFLNSAASVRGLPVTGT; encoded by the coding sequence ATGGTAAATGTCGAACTGGTGAAGAGTCCGGTTGTCCGCCCCGATGAGCGTGGACATGAAGCCGATCATCCGACCTCGCTGGTCGCGGGTTTTGGCATGGATCAGCCGCTGCGGCTCGACTGCGGCATCGACCTCGCCCCGTTCCAGATCGCCTATCAGACCTACGGAACGCTCAACGCCGACAAATCCAACGCCATCCTGGTCTGCCACGCTTTGACCGGCGACCAGCACGTCGCCAATATCAATCCGATCACCGGCAAACCCGGCTGGTGGCAGACGCTGGTCGGCCCCGGTAAAGCGCTCGATACCGAACGCTACTTCATCATCTGTTCGAACGTGCTCGGCGGTTGCATGGGCTCGACCGGTCCGGCCTCGACCAATCCCGCCACCGGCAAGATCTGGGGACTGGATTTCCCGGTCATCACCATTCCCGACATGGTGCGCGCGCAGGCGATGCTGATCGACAGTCTCGGTATCGGCCAACTGTTCTGCGTCGTTGGCGGTTCCATGGGCGGCATGCAGACGCTGCAATGGACTGCGGCCTATCCGGAGCGCGTGTTCTCCGCGCTGGCGGTTGCCTGCAGCACGCGGCACTCGGCGCAGAATATCGCGTTCCATGAATTGGGCCGTCAGGCCGTGATGGCCGATCCCGACTGGCGCGGCGGGCGCTATTTCGAGGAAGGCACGCATCCGCATCGCGGCCTCGGCGTCGCGCGGATGGCCGCGCATATCACCTATCTGTCGGATGCCGCTCTGCACCGCAAGTTTGGCCGCCGCATGCAGGACAGGGAGTTGCCGACATTCTCCTTCGATGCGGATTTTCAGGTCGAGAGCTATCTGCGCTATCAGGGCTCGTCCTTTGTCGAGCGCTTCGATGCCAACTCCTATCTCTATCTGACGCGTGCGATGGACTACTTCGATATCGCAGCCGATCACAACGGCAAGCTTGCGGAAGCGTTTCGCGATACGCAGACGCGCTTCTGTCTGATGTCGTTCACATCAGACTGGCTGTTCCCGACGGCGGAATCGCGCGACGTCGTGCACGCGCTGAATGCCGGCGGCGTCCGCGTGTCCTTTGCGGAGATCGAAACCGACAAGGGCCATGATGCCTTCCTGCTCGACGTGCCCGAGTTCCTCGATATCGCCGGTGCATTTCTGAACTCCGCAGCCTCCGTGCGCGGCCTGCCTGTTACGGGGACATAG
- a CDS encoding chorismate mutase produces MSKLPPAPPSLDELRKEIDSIDAQVHALLMQRGDIIDRLISVKQTQEVGSAFRPAREADMMRRLVQRHRGILPIDTVESIWRVIISTFTYVQAPFSVHADLSLGESAMRDSARFHFGFTVPYVAHFSAAAAVEAVAKSKGDLALVSATSSRTPWWIPLEAQGAPKIIARLPFIERADHPAALPVFVVSRVADSAMVTEVEMWSVRVSGWNAETARALSPLAEIVAVPDTAFDGAALLISITSASSLDKIKSALIEAGASVRSTALVGSHATRYTVPAGGAPRS; encoded by the coding sequence ATGTCGAAATTACCACCCGCTCCGCCCTCGCTGGATGAACTGCGCAAAGAGATCGACAGCATCGACGCGCAGGTTCACGCCCTGTTGATGCAGCGCGGCGACATCATCGACCGGCTGATTTCGGTGAAGCAGACCCAGGAGGTCGGCTCCGCCTTCCGGCCGGCGCGCGAGGCCGACATGATGCGCCGTCTGGTGCAGCGCCATCGCGGCATCCTGCCGATCGACACCGTCGAGAGCATCTGGCGGGTGATCATCTCGACTTTCACTTACGTTCAGGCGCCGTTCTCGGTGCATGCGGATCTGTCGCTCGGCGAAAGCGCTATGCGGGATTCCGCGCGCTTTCATTTCGGCTTCACCGTACCTTACGTCGCGCATTTCAGCGCCGCCGCAGCGGTCGAGGCCGTGGCCAAGTCCAAGGGCGATCTCGCGCTTGTCTCGGCGACGTCCAGCCGCACGCCATGGTGGATTCCACTGGAAGCCCAGGGCGCGCCGAAGATCATCGCACGCCTGCCGTTCATCGAACGCGCCGACCATCCGGCCGCGCTTCCCGTGTTTGTGGTGTCGCGCGTCGCCGACAGCGCCATGGTGACCGAAGTCGAGATGTGGAGCGTGCGAGTATCCGGCTGGAATGCCGAGACCGCGCGCGCGCTGTCGCCGCTGGCCGAAATCGTCGCCGTGCCGGATACCGCCTTTGACGGTGCAGCGCTGCTGATCTCAATCACCTCGGCCTCGAGCCTCGACAAGATCAAGTCGGCGCTGATCGAGGCTGGTGCCTCGGTGCGCTCCACGGCTCTCGTCGGCAGCCACGCAACCCGCTATACCGTGCCCGCCGGCGGCGCACCGCGCTCGTAA
- the hisC gene encoding histidinol-phosphate transaminase produces the protein MSRPVPKPGILDIAPYTPGKSPVVEPGRKTYKLSANETPFGPSSRAKDAFATAVAHLEDYPEGTSKVLREALGHRFGLDPAQIICGAGSDEILNLIAHVYLGPGDEAISTAHGFLVYPIATQANGATNVVAPETNFTCNVDAILNCVTPRTKLVWLANPNNPTGTYLPSAEIKRLRAGLPEHVLLVLDAAYWDYVTKGDYDNGLELAKTTENTVATYTFSKVHGLAALRIGWMFGPAHIVDAMNRIRGPFNVSAPAMMAAVGAIEDTGHVEMSRTYTAKWIGILTEEITKLGIEVTPSVANFLLMHFPATGKTAADADAFLTRRGLVLRAVTNYGLPNSLRMTIGTEEANRLVIETLREFMASNSGQ, from the coding sequence ATGTCCCGTCCTGTGCCGAAGCCCGGCATTCTCGATATCGCGCCCTACACCCCTGGCAAGAGCCCGGTGGTGGAGCCGGGCCGCAAGACCTACAAGCTGTCGGCCAACGAGACGCCGTTCGGCCCATCGTCGCGCGCCAAGGACGCCTTTGCCACCGCTGTCGCGCATCTCGAGGATTATCCGGAAGGCACGTCGAAGGTACTGCGCGAGGCGCTCGGCCACCGCTTCGGCCTCGATCCCGCGCAGATCATCTGCGGTGCCGGCTCCGACGAAATTCTCAACCTGATTGCGCATGTCTATCTCGGCCCCGGCGACGAGGCGATTTCGACCGCACACGGCTTCCTGGTCTACCCAATCGCTACCCAGGCGAACGGCGCCACCAATGTGGTCGCTCCGGAAACCAACTTCACCTGCAACGTCGACGCGATTCTGAACTGCGTCACGCCGCGCACCAAGCTGGTGTGGCTGGCGAACCCGAACAACCCGACTGGCACCTATCTGCCGTCCGCCGAGATCAAGCGCCTGCGCGCCGGCCTGCCGGAGCACGTGCTGCTGGTGCTCGACGCCGCATACTGGGACTACGTGACCAAGGGCGACTACGACAACGGCCTGGAGCTGGCGAAGACCACCGAGAATACCGTCGCCACCTACACCTTCTCGAAGGTGCACGGCCTGGCCGCCTTGCGGATCGGCTGGATGTTCGGCCCTGCGCACATCGTCGATGCGATGAACCGGATTCGTGGGCCGTTCAACGTCTCGGCGCCGGCAATGATGGCCGCAGTGGGGGCGATCGAGGACACCGGCCATGTCGAGATGTCGCGCACATACACCGCCAAGTGGATCGGCATCCTGACCGAGGAAATCACCAAGCTCGGCATTGAGGTGACGCCAAGCGTAGCCAATTTCTTGCTGATGCATTTTCCGGCGACCGGCAAGACCGCAGCGGATGCCGATGCGTTCCTGACCAGGCGCGGGCTGGTGCTGCGCGCCGTAACCAATTACGGCCTGCCGAACTCGCTGCGCATGACCATCGGCACCGAGGAAGCCAACAGGTTGGTGATAGAGACGCTGCGTGAATTCATGGCATCGAATTCGGGGCAATGA